The nucleotide sequence ttttatttgtcaaacatatataattttaataactaacCTTTGAAGAATTGAGACCGGTAAAGATGGTCTCTCCTTGTATTTAAGTCTTTGTGAAGATGTGACATGTCCTTGCACAGAGCCTGGACACAAACGATGGTAGTTGTTTGAAGCATTTAATTCCTGTGTAGCTCCCACCTGTAGCAACTGACTTGGGCAAGATCccgatctaattttaaatatatccgcCCAACCCCCCGTGTAGAATTAGACAAATAATTCAACACATGCAAATCATAtagtgttaaaaaataaaaataaaaaaataatggaaaacagatcaaaaacttattttgcatatataaaaattaactgttttttctatatacatgtaaacattaaaatcatgcaaaaatttcaataattatttaacatatcataaaaatacatatataattgtataaattttatattataacataaaataatatcggaTAGTAATACATTTACATGCagactattaataaaatgtattaaatatactatatgtattataaacatgcaaattttatttatttttttaaaatctttaatgatatgttaattatgttaattatggCTATAAGCCATTgttattgcaaataatatagaaaataacttACCGAACATGTACTGGATTAATGGAATTGCCATCTTCAAAAACAGGATTATCCATTGAATAAGTAGTAGGAGGTGGTGATTTTGATTTCTTGATATTCGTTAATCGTCGCATCAAAGAGAcacatttatcttttttttctttctgctataattaaaaaatatatatatatatattcatataacaaacaattaatattacttagATTTATATACCTTTTCACTATTTTTAGATACAGAAACTACTGCagtggaagaaggagaagCTACAGCATGTAAAATACtatttggatttttattcatttcgtttATGATGGAAGAACCAGCACCAGTAACAATAGTGCCACTATTGTTGATACCAGTAACTGTGGTTGTAGGCATTAATGATTGAGGTAAAGTTACCTGTTTTCCAGGAGaagctaaaataaaaaattttaaatttcttatatacattttaatataatgtattttataaaattattacatacgataaaattatattacatacaaatatttgGTGACATGACAGCACTGTGACTACGTCCAAGAGGATTTGCTGAATTTTGTTCTTTGTATCGTGGAGGACTACTTTCTTGATTTTGCATTTGACTTTGACCATGCCAAGATGATGATACCATAAAAGATGGACTAATAGCACGTGGTGGTAATTCTGGTGGTAATAATGTGCGTGGATTATAAGATTGAGAAGatcctttatttttagaataagttGCAGTTATTCGTGACTCAGTATTATTTTGACTTGTTGAAGATGGAAAGATTTGATGCTGCCCTGTATTTGGTGATCCTCGACACAAACTACGCTGACATctatgaaaacaaaattatttaaaatcaagaaattacattataaatttttaatataagtatatattcatatacttAGCAGGTGCAACATAATTTCCTGGAAAAACTCCACATTTTTGTGTACGATTAGAAGTTCCTTTAAACCATCCATCTTGACAACGTTCTGTTACCATATAAATGCCTCCTTTTCTTAATTCAAGTTCATCTGCTTTTTGAGGCTTATATGGATACAGAGCTATATATGCAGCTGGCAAATGAGCATTTGTAGCAGACAAAGTTTGTGATGATTGTGCTAGAGCAAGATCACTACTACCGCTTCGCCTGTGACGAAGATTGTGATCTGCAGTGCTGGTAGTTgtctaataaatgaaaaaaaaaaattaatattttttgattatagtattaatataaaatttaataagataattatataataaaaaattataagaaattaacataataagaaaattttttatcacattaatatggcaaaatattattcaccTGTAACGAAGAAAATGAATCATTACTGTTACCAACAGCATTATCTACTGGGGGACTAAGTATTTCTGCACTATGTCTATGATGTGGATGAGCTTGATGACCAGTATTAACAGCAGTGAAACTGTGACGCTTAACATTCTGTCTATTTCCAACTGCAGGAGGAGATGTTGCTGGACTACTAGGACTACTTGGAGCAGTACTAGAACTGCTAGATGTAGTTGAACTATTAGGAGTATTTGGAGTAGTAGTTGAAGAA is from Apis mellifera strain DH4 linkage group LG2, Amel_HAv3.1, whole genome shotgun sequence and encodes:
- the LOC412175 gene encoding E3 ubiquitin-protein ligase SH3RF3 isoform X2: MDECMLNDLLECSVCLERLDTSSKVLPCQHTFCKKCLEEIVNTHHELRCPECRILVDVKVDDLPPNVLLMRILEGMRNATPKSTKSIIKNNPGSQRLFGGHQITSAPIVTNNPTPTTFTNEPIRHGNATAKQVHLHNQTYGRAIYDYVSKVPGDLSFKKGDIVILRKKIDNNWCFGESANSHGVFPLSYIQIMTPLTPDVPQCKALYDFRMTNDDEDGCLTFNKGEIISVIRRVDENWAEGKLLDRIGIFPLAFVELNSVARALMKLSTNTQPGPSRVAPPTPTNEETTPLIPTDHSRNLQTNQSRPQLMQNTILPVSDSISNVSSGGSSSTTTPNTPNSSTTSSSSSTAPSSPSSPATSPPAVGNRQNVKRHSFTAVNTGHQAHPHHRHSAEILSPPVDNAVGNSNDSFSSLQTTTSTADHNLRHRRSGSSDLALAQSSQTLSATNAHLPAAYIALYPYKPQKADELELRKGGIYMVTERCQDGWFKGTSNRTQKCGVFPGNYVAPAKCQRSLCRGSPNTGQHQIFPSSTSQNNTESRITATYSKNKGSSQSYNPRTLLPPELPPRAISPSFMVSSSWHGQSQMQNQESSPPRYKEQNSANPLGRSHSAVMSPNISSPGKQVTLPQSLMPTTTVTGINNSGTIVTGAGSSIINEMNKNPNSILHAVASPSSTAVVSVSKNSEKKEKKDKCVSLMRRLTNIKKSKSPPPTTYSMDNPVFEDGNSINPVHVRSGSCPSQLLQVGATQELNASNNYHRLCPGSVQGHVTSSQRLKYKERPSLPVSILQRSNESGGMVCTPIGNHHRKSNSLDAGMGKQVKQQPTRERERVYRFRCIVPYPPNSEFELELRVGDIIYVHKKRDDGWYKGTQPRTGRTGLFPASFVEAF
- the LOC412175 gene encoding E3 ubiquitin-protein ligase SH3RF3 isoform X1; translation: MDECMLNDLLECSVCLERLDTSSKVLPCQHTFCKKCLEEIVNTHHELRCPECRILVDVKVDDLPPNVLLMRILEGMRNATPKSTKSIIKNNPGSQRLFGGHQITSAPIVTNNPTPTTFTNEPIRHGNATAKQVHLHNQTYGRAIYDYVSKVPGDLSFKKGDIVILRKKIDNNWCFGESANSHGVFPLSYIQIMTPLTPDVPQCKALYDFRMTNDDEDGCLTFNKGEIISVIRRVDENWAEGKLLDRIGIFPLAFVELNSVARALMKLSTNTQPGPSRVAPPTPTNEETTPLIPTDHSRNLQTNQSRPQLMQNTILPVSDSISNVSSGGSSSTTTPNTPNSSTTSSSSSTAPSSPSSPATSPPAVGNRQNVKRHSFTAVNTGHQAHPHHRHSAEILSPPVDNAVGNSNDSFSSLQTTTSTADHNLRHRRSGSSDLALAQSSQTLSATNAHLPAAYIALYPYKPQKADELELRKGGIYMVTERCQDGWFKGTSNRTQKCGVFPGNYVAPAKCQRSLCRGSPNTGQHQIFPSSTSQNNTESRITATYSKNKGSSQSYNPRTLLPPELPPRAISPSFMVSSSWHGQSQMQNQESSPPRYKEQNSANPLGRSHSAVMSPNISSPGKQVTLPQSLMPTTTVTGINNSGTIVTGAGSSIINEMNKNPNSILHAVASPSSTAVVSVSKNSEKQKEKKDKCVSLMRRLTNIKKSKSPPPTTYSMDNPVFEDGNSINPVHVRSGSCPSQLLQVGATQELNASNNYHRLCPGSVQGHVTSSQRLKYKERPSLPVSILQRSNESGGMVCTPIGNHHRKSNSLDAGMGKQVKQQPTRERERVYRFRCIVPYPPNSEFELELRVGDIIYVHKKRDDGWYKGTQPRTGRTGLFPASFVEAF